One window from the genome of Marinobacter sp. LV10R510-11A encodes:
- a CDS encoding OmpP1/FadL family transporter yields MRPSLLTRAVRLATLAAVAAPASVFAGGFSLNEQSASAMGVANAGAAANPENATTVLFNPAGMSQLKGTNISFGAAVLDIDAEAKSASASNTLGDTVDGRTGGDIADPAVLPNFYLTHQVNDSIHVGFGIHAPYGLAADYDNNFAGRYFADKTELSVISFSPAISVNNGQGLSMGVGINVMYAEGKLTKFQDYSGIYGRWQQAYGKIAAGLPTGTTPSDLGLTAPSDFEQGYADIEGDDIAVNFRVGFLYELSDRTQFGLTAQTGTEFELKGDAEISGLPQTTEVDLGALGVQALPTGAQGAASEAVRVPLAIPESITVGARHQLTDTVTLLAGATYSKWSRFEELDIVSREGGTGPVSSVTGNEVITHITEKWKNTWQLNVGSIWQVTPEWALKAGYAWDESPVDNYLTARIPSSDRHWLTLGGQWKSASQGWTVDAAVGTLLFTDDPKVNEFSYQHDAPTQKDPSAGASNYKGEYELSAWSASIQVSKAF; encoded by the coding sequence ATGAGACCCTCACTGCTTACCCGTGCTGTTCGCCTCGCCACGCTGGCCGCAGTCGCTGCCCCAGCCAGCGTTTTTGCTGGTGGCTTTTCCCTGAACGAACAAAGCGCTAGTGCCATGGGCGTTGCTAACGCTGGCGCTGCTGCTAACCCTGAAAACGCGACGACCGTGCTGTTTAACCCTGCGGGAATGAGCCAGCTCAAAGGTACCAATATTTCTTTTGGTGCTGCGGTTCTGGATATTGATGCTGAGGCTAAGAGCGCCAGTGCCTCGAATACATTGGGCGACACCGTAGACGGAAGAACCGGTGGTGATATCGCCGACCCGGCAGTTTTGCCAAACTTTTATCTGACCCATCAGGTTAATGATTCAATTCATGTGGGCTTCGGCATTCATGCGCCTTATGGCCTGGCAGCTGATTATGATAATAACTTTGCGGGGCGTTACTTCGCGGACAAAACCGAGCTGAGTGTGATCTCGTTTTCGCCAGCGATCTCTGTGAATAACGGGCAAGGTTTGTCTATGGGTGTGGGCATCAATGTAATGTATGCAGAGGGCAAGCTAACCAAGTTCCAAGATTATTCTGGTATCTACGGCAGATGGCAGCAAGCATACGGCAAAATAGCTGCCGGGCTTCCTACGGGGACTACGCCTTCAGATCTCGGGCTTACCGCCCCTTCAGATTTTGAACAAGGTTATGCTGATATTGAAGGCGACGATATCGCCGTTAATTTTCGCGTAGGCTTCCTGTATGAACTATCGGATCGAACCCAGTTTGGTTTGACTGCTCAGACAGGCACCGAGTTTGAGCTGAAAGGTGACGCTGAGATCTCTGGTTTGCCACAGACGACCGAGGTTGACTTGGGTGCCCTTGGTGTTCAGGCACTACCAACAGGTGCTCAAGGTGCAGCAAGCGAGGCCGTTCGTGTACCTCTAGCGATCCCGGAAAGTATAACCGTCGGTGCGCGCCACCAATTAACGGATACAGTAACTTTGCTGGCGGGTGCAACATATTCCAAGTGGAGCCGCTTTGAAGAGCTAGATATCGTTAGCCGAGAAGGTGGGACGGGCCCCGTTTCCAGTGTGACTGGAAATGAGGTCATTACTCATATCACGGAAAAGTGGAAGAACACCTGGCAGCTTAATGTTGGGTCCATTTGGCAGGTAACCCCAGAGTGGGCGCTGAAGGCAGGCTATGCTTGGGATGAGTCTCCAGTTGATAACTACCTAACCGCTCGTATCCCATCGAGTGATCGGCACTGGTTGACGTTAGGCGGGCAATGGAAGAGTGCAAGCCAAGGGTGGACTGTTGATGCAGCCGTGGGTACCTTGCTGTTTACTGATGATCCGAAGGTGAATGAATTCTCCTATCAGCATGATGCACCAACACAGAAAGACCCTTCTGCGGGTGCGTCCAACTATAAAGGCGAGTACGAACTCAGCGCCTGGAGTGCCTCCATCCAAGTCAGCAAAGCCTTCTAA
- a CDS encoding PilT/PilU family type 4a pilus ATPase — MEFEKLLRLMVEKGGSDLFITAGVPPSMKLNGKVLPVTKNALTPEQTREFVYGSMNDKQKAEFDETHECNFAISARGIGRFRVSAFFQRNLCGMVLRRIEVKIPQIDDLALPEIVKELAMTKRGLIMFVGATGTGKSTSLAAMIGHRNRNSRGHIISIEDPIEFIHQHQGCIVTQREVGIDTSSFEVALKNTLRQAPDVILIGEVRTRQTMEYSVQFAETGHLCLATLHANNANQALDRIIQFFPPEQHNQIWMDLSLNLRAIVAQQLIPTPDGKGRKAVIEVLINTPLVADLIRKGDVHKLKELMARSNESGMRTFDQALYQLYAEGSITYEDALAHADSANDLRLMIKLGTDAQGADQLSSSVDKLTIQDN; from the coding sequence CGTCTGATGGTAGAAAAAGGAGGCTCAGACCTCTTTATTACGGCCGGCGTTCCGCCCAGCATGAAATTGAACGGTAAAGTACTGCCGGTCACCAAAAATGCGTTAACGCCGGAACAGACGAGGGAGTTTGTGTATGGCTCGATGAACGACAAACAGAAAGCCGAGTTTGATGAAACCCATGAGTGCAACTTTGCCATCAGCGCACGGGGCATTGGTCGCTTTCGGGTGAGTGCGTTCTTCCAGCGCAACCTGTGTGGCATGGTATTGCGACGGATTGAAGTGAAGATTCCGCAGATTGATGATCTGGCACTGCCGGAAATCGTTAAAGAATTGGCCATGACCAAGCGTGGTTTGATCATGTTTGTTGGGGCTACCGGTACTGGTAAGTCAACGTCGCTGGCTGCGATGATTGGACACCGTAATCGCAACAGCCGTGGGCATATTATTTCTATTGAAGATCCCATTGAGTTCATACATCAGCACCAGGGCTGCATTGTGACGCAACGGGAAGTGGGAATTGATACGTCGAGCTTTGAGGTGGCGCTGAAAAACACGCTGCGCCAAGCGCCTGACGTTATTCTTATCGGTGAGGTGCGTACCCGCCAAACCATGGAGTATTCGGTTCAATTCGCCGAGACAGGCCACCTTTGTCTTGCAACACTGCACGCCAACAACGCCAACCAGGCACTCGATCGAATCATCCAGTTTTTCCCGCCGGAACAGCATAACCAAATCTGGATGGACTTGTCCCTTAACCTAAGAGCCATCGTGGCCCAGCAACTGATCCCGACACCGGACGGTAAAGGCCGCAAGGCTGTTATTGAGGTTTTGATCAACACGCCACTGGTGGCAGATTTGATTCGCAAGGGTGATGTGCACAAGCTTAAGGAACTGATGGCAAGGTCCAACGAATCCGGTATGCGGACGTTCGACCAGGCTCTGTATCAACTTTATGCCGAAGGCTCTATTACCTACGAAGATGCGCTGGCCCACGCCGACTCGGCTAACGACCTACGCCTTATGATAAAACTGGGTACGGATGCCCAAGGGGCAGATCAGTTGTCGTCCTCTGTAGACAAGCTAACCATTCAAGATAACTAA